GCATGACCCCGGAGGATCGGCGCGCCGGTCAGCGCGAGCTGCTCGACGACTACCGCCGCGCGCTGGTGGCCGCGGGCGGACCCGACCTGGACCGCGACGAGCTGTGGCTGCGCTACCGCGAGGCCGCGCTCTACGCCTACGTCGCGGCGCTGATCACCGCCGGGATGGGCGGCATGCAGGTGGAGGACATCGCCATGGAGGGGCTGCGGCGCGCGGTCGCGGCGCTGGAAGACCTGGAAACCGTCGCGGCGCTGAAGGCCTCGCTGTAGGCCCTACTCCTGGGGCGGTTCCTCGCCGCGCAGCCGAGCCTGCAACTGCTCGCGGTCGCGGCGACGACGTTCGTCGACCGCGGCGATGCTGGCCGTGGCGCGCCGACGCAGCGGCGCGAACAGCCAGATGCCCAGCGGCAGCGCGATCACGATGGCGAACAGGAACGCCACCACCAGAGGGATGTCCCCGACCCCGACCCAGTGGGCGCCGAAGAAGATGAGCGCGACCAGCGCACCCGCCAAGACCAGGCGCGCGGCCGTGTAGACGAGGATGTCGAGCACCATTGCGCCGGTGGAGCGTTCTTCAGCCACGGGCCAGAGCCTACCGATACCGCGTATATTCGAACAAAGGAGGTTTCAGTGCTCTACCTGCTCGTCATCCTGATCATCGGGGCCCTGGTCTACGCCGGTTGGCGCTTCACCCGCGAACAAGCCAACCGCCCGCCGACCCGCGTCATCGGACCCGACGACGACCCAGAGTTCCTCTGGCGGCTCAGCCACGGCGACAACAACCCGCGCTAGGTCCGCCCGACCTCGCTGGGAAAGCCGTCGGCGACCACCGCCGCCAGGTCGATGAGCGCATCCCGCGTCGCCGGCTGCAAGCGGTCCAGGCTGATCTCCGCCCCTTCCTCCAGGTGCGGATCGAACGGCACCAACCGGACCGCACGGCACCGCCGCGAGAAATGATCGACCACCTTCTGCATGTCGACCTTGCCCGACCGCGGACGCACCGCGTTGACCACACACACCGAGTTGCGCACCAGGTCTTCGTGTCCGTGGGCGTCCAGCCAATCCAGCGTCGCCGAGGCGCTGCGGGCGCCGTCCACCGAACCGGAGCTGACCACGATCAGGGTGTCCGCGCTGGACAGCACCGCCGACATGGCCGAATGCATCAGCCCGGTCCCGCAGTCGGTGAGCACCAGGCTGTAGAACCGCTCCAGAACCTCCAGCGTGCGCGCGTAGTCCTGGGAGCTGAACGCCTCCGAGACCGCCGGGTCGGTTTCGGAGGCCAGCACCTCCAGCCGGCTCGGGCCCTGAGAGGTGTAGCGGCGCACGTCGCTGTAGCGCTCGATCTGGTCCGCCTCGCGCAGCAGGTCGCGCACCGTGGCGGGGGTTTGCAGCGCCACCTTCTGGCTGAGGGTGCCCCGGTCGGGGTTGGCGTCCACCGCGACC
This DNA window, taken from Mycolicibacterium sp. MU0050, encodes the following:
- a CDS encoding MinD/ParA family protein; its protein translation is MQLPRYPSGGFGDESPQWGDATPPTGFPAMGHYGPSGPTPVGPPPGQPWPPAPPGAYPPGAVLPPPYRPEVPQTPYPDLSTNALLRPVKPAPTSGWRRWLYLLSGKTINVGESPKDAHRRNLIAHVNHPLQGCYRIAVLSLKGGVGKTTITATLGATLASIRGDRVVAVDANPDRGTLSQKVALQTPATVRDLLREADQIERYSDVRRYTSQGPSRLEVLASETDPAVSEAFSSQDYARTLEVLERFYSLVLTDCGTGLMHSAMSAVLSSADTLIVVSSGSVDGARSASATLDWLDAHGHEDLVRNSVCVVNAVRPRSGKVDMQKVVDHFSRRCRAVRLVPFDPHLEEGAEISLDRLQPATRDALIDLAAVVADGFPSEVGRT
- a CDS encoding DUF4229 domain-containing protein, with amino-acid sequence MAEERSTGAMVLDILVYTAARLVLAGALVALIFFGAHWVGVGDIPLVVAFLFAIVIALPLGIWLFAPLRRRATASIAAVDERRRRDREQLQARLRGEEPPQE